The sequence below is a genomic window from Chondrinema litorale.
GGTGTACCTGAAATTGCCGGAATGGAAAGTACGGTATTAGCAAAGATTGATTCTATTGTAAAATATGCAATTGGTATAGAAGCAGCTCCCGGATGCCAGATACTTGTTGCTAGAGATGGCAGAATTGTATACGACAAATCTTTTGGGCATCATACTTATAGCAAAAAGACCAGTGTAAGTAATGAATCTGTTTATGACATTGCTTCTCTTTCAAAAGTGCTGGGCACATTGCAAGCAGTAATGATGCTTGAACAGCAAAATAAAATCGATCTAGATAAAAAAGCTTCTGATTACCTACCAGAATTGGCAAATACCAATAAGGAAAATATGGTAATTAAGGATATACTTTCTCATCAAGCTGGTTTAAAAGCTTTTTATCCTTTTTGGAGCTATGTTACAGAAAATGGAGAAAACAATCCTAATTACCTTTCATACGAACAAAAAGAAGGATATTCTGTGCAAATTAGCCCTGACTTATTTGCATTAGATCATATTGCAGACTCTGTTTGGCAGTGGTTAATAGATACAGACCTTGCTAGAAACCGCTATGGATACAGCAAGCCAACTTATAGATACAGCGACTTAGGTTTTATGATGATGAAAAGAATTGTAGAAAGAGTGAGTGGACAACCTCTCGATCAATTTCTTTCTCAATACATTTATCAACCTTTAGGGCTAAAGCATATCACTTACAATCCGATTGAAAAAATAGATAAAGACCAGATTGTACCAACCGAAATGGATATTTACCAAAGAAAAGGATTGGTACACGGTTATGTGCATGACCCTGCATCAGCATTGAGCGGTGGTGTAGACGGACATGCAGGTTTGTTTAGTAATGCCTACGACATTTCGGTAGTATTACAGATGAACCTACAAGAAGGCTTTTACGGTGGCAACTGGTACATTCAACCAGAAACAATTGCCAAGTTTAATCACAGATATTTCGATAATAACAGACGCGGGCTTGGTTGGGACAAACCTCCATTAAGAAATGTAAGAGCCAGTTCTTCTGAACTTAGCTCAGACTTAACTTTTGGTCATACAGGTTTTACTGGTACTTGTGGTTGGGTAGACCCAGCTTACAATCTGGTATATGTATTCCTTTCAAACAGAATCCATCCTTTTGTTGGTAATCAAAAACTGATTAGAGAAAACATCAGAACTAAAATTCAAGATGTAATCTATGAGTCTTTACAGGGCATTCCAATAGAAAGTGTTACTGGTAGAGCTGGTAAATAAGCTCAAGGAATCCAAAAGTCGAAAACAATATCATTCATACATTTAAAGTGTCCTTTGGGGCACTTTTTATAGCCTATTTTAGAGCAAGGTCTGCATTTTAATTTATTATTTTCATAAACCACAAACTCTGTTCTGTATGGGTACATACCAAAGTATGGAGTAGTATTCCCCCAAATTGAATAAATCTTTTTCTGGAAAGCAGCTGCAATGTGCATTAAGCCTGTATCATGAGTAAAAACAGCTCTGGCATTTTTAAGTACAGATGCAGATTGATTAAGATTAAACTTGCCACAAGCATTAAAAACAATGGTTTTTTTACCAAGTTCTTTTAATCCTTCCTCATATGGTTTATTTCCTTCTCGCTTCTCAAAAAAACTGGCAATCTGTTCACCTACTTCCACATCTTCTTTTCCGCCAAGTAAAATCACAGGTTTGTTAATACGATCACAAACTTCGATAATTCGCTTTACTGGCAATTTTTTCGTAGCAAACTGCCCGCCTATTGCAAAAGCTACATAACTATTCTGATGAGTTTCTGGCAACCAGCTATTTTCAACCTCGTCTTTATCCGGAATAAAATAATCTAAACCAAAAGTATCCATCTCAACTCCCAATGGTTTTACTGTCTCCATATATCGGTCGACTATATGCACATTAGGCATTTTATTTACTTTTAGGTTTACAAACAGCCACTTTTCTCTATTGAGTTTATTAAAAGATTTCGAAGAAATGCCCAGTCTGCTTTTTATAATTAATGTTCTTAAATT
It includes:
- a CDS encoding glycosyltransferase family 9 protein, whose product is MSNKPQKNLKILILRFSSIGDIVLTTPVVRTIKTQLKGVQLHYCTKKSYTSILSSNPYIDKIHTLDGSLNDLITELKQEQFDFIVDLHHNLRTLIIKSRLGISSKSFNKLNREKWLFVNLKVNKMPNVHIVDRYMETVKPLGVEMDTFGLDYFIPDKDEVENSWLPETHQNSYVAFAIGGQFATKKLPVKRIIEVCDRINKPVILLGGKEDVEVGEQIASFFEKREGNKPYEEGLKELGKKTIVFNACGKFNLNQSASVLKNARAVFTHDTGLMHIAAAFQKKIYSIWGNTTPYFGMYPYRTEFVVYENNKLKCRPCSKIGYKKCPKGHFKCMNDIVFDFWIP